The Actinoplanes sp. N902-109 genomic interval AAGGCGAGTTCGCCGGCGTCCTCGGCGGCGAGGTTCTCCACCACCAGAGTCCCGCCGGTCGGCCAGCAGTGCGGTCGCGACGGCGAGGCGCTGGCGCATTCCCAGCGAGTAGTCGCCGCTGCGCTGGTGCGCGGCCGCGGTCAGGCCGACCTGGTCGAGCAGCAGGTCGACGCGGTCGCGACGGACCCCGGTGAGGATCGCCTGCGAGGTGAGGTGGGCGCGACCGCTCTGGCCGGGATGGCTCAGCCCCTGCTCGAGCACGGCGCCGACCTCCCGTACCGGGTCGCGCAGCTCGGCGAACGGCTTGCCGCCCAGCAGCGCCACGCCGGAGGTGGGCCGGGTCAGGCCGAGCAGCATGCGCAGCGTCGTGGTCTTGCCCGAGCCGTTGAGCCCGAGGAAGCCGGTGACCCGGCCGGGCCGGGCGGTGAAGGAGAGCCCGTCCACGGCGCGGACCCTGCGGTACGCCTTCGTGAGCTCGATGGTCTCGATCATGGTCGGCCACTGTCCCACATGGACAGTGGCCGACCGTTGGCGATGGTTTGCGCCGCTCAGTGGAACGGCGTCAGGGTGATGCCGATCGAGGTGGGGTCACCGGCGTGCACCAGCGACTCCTGGTTGGCGACGTCGTCGAACGCGAACGCGTAGGCCTTGCCGTCGATCATGTTCTCGTGGATCAGTTTGGCGTAGTCGTTCGTCGGGTCGTGCCGGTAGAACGTCGACGGGTCGGTGCCGGGCTCCTCGGACAGCGAGCCGAGCGTGGTGCGCTGCAGCGCCGCGCACAGGCTGCGCGCGATCGGGCCGACGACCAGGTCGTTCGGGGCGCCCAGGTTGCCGTCGCAGCCCCAGACGTTCGACGTGCTCGGCTTGGTGAACGTCGCGACCTGCGCCCCGGTGCTGTCGGTGAAGGTCATGACGGCACCGGACGTACGGCCCTGGAACACCTTGCCGGGCTGGTCGGCGAACGGCTTGACGGTCAGGTCCTTGCTCTCGTACGCGGCCCAGGCCTCGTCGATGTAGCCGGCGAGGTAGTTCGGGTCGAAGCCGCCGGCGTCCGCGCCCTTGCCGGGGGACAGCACGCGCAGCACCGTACCGTCGGAGCGGGTCTGGATCAGTTTGCTGAAGTCCGCGTCCGCCTTGAGGCCGTCGATGACCGCGTCCCGACCGCCGGGCTTGAGTTCACCGGTGGTGGCG includes:
- a CDS encoding glycoside hydrolase family 64 protein translates to MRINRKTLLGLAVAAVAVPAAIAVIPNASAATLPDLLPLTVTNNSGRTEAVHLYVLGETGGKLGYVNEAGTFTAWSGGANPPVPAPDVSIDGPADGASKTIEVPKGLSGRMYMSFGDKLDFRIAENNGLVQPAPWAGGDANSDILFDWSEFTYNDSGVFLNSSQVDMFAVPHKVSVTGADGRTATTGELKPGGRDAVIDGLKADADFSKLIQTRSDGTVLRVLSPGKGADAGGFDPNYLAGYIDEAWAAYESKDLTVKPFADQPGKVFQGRTSGAVMTFTDSTGAQVATFTKPSTSNVWGCDGNLGAPNDLVVGPIARSLCAALQRTTLGSLSEEPGTDPSTFYRHDPTNDYAKLIHENMIDGKAYAFAFDDVANQESLVHAGDPTSIGITLTPFH